Proteins encoded within one genomic window of Ptiloglossa arizonensis isolate GNS036 chromosome 3, iyPtiAriz1_principal, whole genome shotgun sequence:
- the Sw gene encoding cytoplasmic dynein 1 intermediate chain short wing isoform X9, which produces MMSDRKAELERKKAKLQAIREEKERRRREKVQKDVEEATDRAAGTDKDHRKELDAMLSSLGVAPVSDVLSSLSSMNSLTPEQSANATPDASLQPSSINSAQSAGRRKNRELTIVSVAHTNIPPKEPVVYNKETQTIQTTLTSHDELSASSSAYTIYSSCSTTTPTHSYSAGYFEIDWWLPRKGGSAPNYLSHAFDYYVLTFDDGQAEDEENSLTRMDGFLSKLPPGILPHGLPQVKEVQPAVTQVEQEKEKEKPKEVQELSEEEKQMIILSEEFQRFLDRTSRIVERALGESVDIYTDYTGNMDGEDGMDEKSHQRPWLNRSFFCERWSRNRCVTSMDWSPQFPELLAASYNNNDDTPNDPDGVCLVWNTKFKKTTPEFIFHCQSPVLAITFARFHPNLILGGTYSGQIVLWDNRVQKRTPIQRTPLSATAHTHPVYCLNVVGAQNAHNLISISTDGKLCSWSLDMLSQPQERLELQAKQSKPIAATCLAFPHCDVNNFIVGSEDGSVYSSCRHGTKAGVLETYEGHQGPVTGISTHAVQDGIDFSHLFLTSSIDWTIKLWSLKNNKPLYSFEHNGDYVYDVAWSPTHPALFAAVDDSGRLDLWNLNQDTEVPTASIMIDGCPALNRVSWTPSGLHVTVGDDTGKIWVYDVAEHLAHPRIDEWNKFLYTQQELKNNKADEELHKLNLRDTTSLRPIPPLIQTCPFR; this is translated from the exons ATGATGTCTGATAGAAAAGCTGAacttgaaagaaagaaagcaaaGCTTCAGGCCataagagaagaaaaagaaagacgtAGGAGAGAAAAGGTACAGAAAGAT GTCGAAGAAGCAACGGACCGTGCTGCAGGAACAGACAAAGATCATCGTAAGGAATTGGATGCTATGCTATCGTCTTTGGGTGTAGCTCCAGTATCAG aTGTTTTATCCAGTTTATCTAGTATGAATTCTTTGACTCCAGAACAAAGTGCTAATGCTACTCCGGATGCTAGTTTACAACCATCTAGTATAAATTCAGCTCAAAG TGCTGGAcgaagaaaaaatcgagaacTTACAATTGTTTCTGTGGCTCATACTAATATTCCACCGAAGGAACCTGTGGTCTATAATAAGGAAACACAAACTATTCAGACAACACTCACATCCCACGACG AACTGTCCGCATCTTCTTCTGCATACACCATCTACTCCTCCTGTTCAACAACAACACCAACTCACTCTTACTCCGCAGGCTACTTTGAGATTGACTGGTGGCTTCCCAGGAAAGGTGGGTCTGCACCAAACTACCTAT CTCATGCATTCGACTATTACG TTTTGACATTTGATGATGGCCAAGCCGAAGATGAAGAGAACAGCTTGACGCGCATGGACGGTTTCCTAAGCAAGCTTCCTCCAGGAATTCTTCCTCACGGTTTGCCGCAAGTTAAAGAAGTGCAGCCCGCTGTTACGCAAGTGGAacaagaaaaggagaaggaaaaACCTAAAGAAG TACAAGAACTCAGTGAAGAGGAGAAACAAATGATTATACTGTCTGAGGaatttcaacgattccttgaTCGCACTAGTAGAATTGTGGAAAGGGCATTAGGAGAATCTGTAGATATTTATACTGATTATACGGGCAACATGGATGGTGAAGATGGAAT GGACGAGAAAAGTCATCAGCGTCCATGGTTGAATCGATCGTTCTTCTGCGAGCGATGGTCTCGCAATCGTTGCGTCACTTCAATGGATTGGTCACCTCAGTTTCCAGAACTTCTTGCGGCTTCATATAACAACAATGATGATACTCCAAATGATCCTGACGGTGTTTGTTTAGTTTGGAatacaaagtttaaaaaaacgACGCCAGAGTTCATTTTTCACTGTCAGTCTCCGGTATTAGCGATCACATTTGCAAGATTTCACCCTAATCTCATCTTAGGAGGTACTTATTCTGGGCAGATTGTTCTGTGGGACAATAGAGTGCAAAAGAGAACCCCAATTCAACGCACACCACTGTCagcaactgcacatacc CATCCTGTATACTGTTTAAACGTCGTTGGAGCCCAAAACGCACACAATTTGATAAGTATTTCGACTGACGGAAAATTGTGTTCATGGAGTTTAGACATGTTATCACAACCACAAGAAAGACTAGAACTGCAAGCTAAacaatcgaaaccaatcgcTGCTACTTGTTTAGCGTTTCCTCATTGcgatgttaataatttcatagtAGGCAGTGAAGATGGATCAGTTTATtcct CTTGTCGTCACGGTACGAAAGCTGGAGTACTAGAAACCTATGAAGGTCATCAAGGACCGGTTACTGGAATCAGCACACATGCTGTTCAAGATGGAATAGATTTCTCGCATCTGTTCTTAACATCTTCCATCGACTGGACGATTAAGCTGTGGAGCCTGAAAAATAACAAACCTCTCTACTCTTTCGAACATAATGGCGATTATGTTTATGATGTAGCATGGTCTCCGACTCATCCAGCTTTGTTCGCTGCTGTAGACGATTCAGGAAGATTAGATTTATGGAATCTTAATCAAGATACTGAAGTACCTACTGCAAGTATTATGATTGACGGATGTCCAGCTCTTAACAGAGTTTCGTGGACTCCGAGCGGTTTACATGTAACAGTTGGTGATGATACCGGAAAGATTTGGGTTTATGATGTTGCTGAG CATTTAGCGCATCCAAGGATTGATGAATGGAATAAGTTTTTGTATACCCAGCAAGAGTTGAAAAACAACAAAGCAGATGAAGAATTGCATAAACTTAACCTGAGAGATACAACCTCCTTACGTCCTATACCTCCTCTGATACAGACATGTCCTTTCAGATAA
- the Sw gene encoding cytoplasmic dynein 1 intermediate chain short wing isoform X6, with product MMSDRKAELERKKAKLQAIREEKERRRREKVQKDVEEATDRAAGTDKDHRKELDAMLSSLGVAPVSDVLSSLSSMNSLTPEQSANATPDASLQPSSINSAQSSAGRRKNRELTIVSVAHTNIPPKEPVVYNKETQTIQTTLTSHDELSASSSAYTIYSSCSTTTPTHSYSAGYFEIDWWLPRKDEYNLNPGLEWEDEFTVLTFDDGQAEDEENSLTRMDGFLSKLPPGILPHGLPQVKEVQPAVTQVEQEKEKEKPKEVQELSEEEKQMIILSEEFQRFLDRTSRIVERALGESVDIYTDYTGNMDGEDGMDEKSHQRPWLNRSFFCERWSRNRCVTSMDWSPQFPELLAASYNNNDDTPNDPDGVCLVWNTKFKKTTPEFIFHCQSPVLAITFARFHPNLILGGTYSGQIVLWDNRVQKRTPIQRTPLSATAHTHPVYCLNVVGAQNAHNLISISTDGKLCSWSLDMLSQPQERLELQAKQSKPIAATCLAFPHCDVNNFIVGSEDGSVYSSCRHGTKAGVLETYEGHQGPVTGISTHAVQDGIDFSHLFLTSSIDWTIKLWSLKNNKPLYSFEHNGDYVYDVAWSPTHPALFAAVDDSGRLDLWNLNQDTEVPTASIMIDGCPALNRVSWTPSGLHVTVGDDTGKIWVYDVAEHLAHPRIDEWNKFLYTQQELKNNKADEELHKLNLRDTTSLRPIPPLIQTCPFR from the exons ATGATGTCTGATAGAAAAGCTGAacttgaaagaaagaaagcaaaGCTTCAGGCCataagagaagaaaaagaaagacgtAGGAGAGAAAAGGTACAGAAAGAT GTCGAAGAAGCAACGGACCGTGCTGCAGGAACAGACAAAGATCATCGTAAGGAATTGGATGCTATGCTATCGTCTTTGGGTGTAGCTCCAGTATCAG aTGTTTTATCCAGTTTATCTAGTATGAATTCTTTGACTCCAGAACAAAGTGCTAATGCTACTCCGGATGCTAGTTTACAACCATCTAGTATAAATTCAGCTCAAAG TAGTGCTGGAcgaagaaaaaatcgagaacTTACAATTGTTTCTGTGGCTCATACTAATATTCCACCGAAGGAACCTGTGGTCTATAATAAGGAAACACAAACTATTCAGACAACACTCACATCCCACGACG AACTGTCCGCATCTTCTTCTGCATACACCATCTACTCCTCCTGTTCAACAACAACACCAACTCACTCTTACTCCGCAGGCTACTTTGAGATTGACTGGTGGCTTCCCAGGAAAG ACGAGTACAATCTAAATCCTGGTTTAGAATGGGAGGACGAATTTACAG TTTTGACATTTGATGATGGCCAAGCCGAAGATGAAGAGAACAGCTTGACGCGCATGGACGGTTTCCTAAGCAAGCTTCCTCCAGGAATTCTTCCTCACGGTTTGCCGCAAGTTAAAGAAGTGCAGCCCGCTGTTACGCAAGTGGAacaagaaaaggagaaggaaaaACCTAAAGAAG TACAAGAACTCAGTGAAGAGGAGAAACAAATGATTATACTGTCTGAGGaatttcaacgattccttgaTCGCACTAGTAGAATTGTGGAAAGGGCATTAGGAGAATCTGTAGATATTTATACTGATTATACGGGCAACATGGATGGTGAAGATGGAAT GGACGAGAAAAGTCATCAGCGTCCATGGTTGAATCGATCGTTCTTCTGCGAGCGATGGTCTCGCAATCGTTGCGTCACTTCAATGGATTGGTCACCTCAGTTTCCAGAACTTCTTGCGGCTTCATATAACAACAATGATGATACTCCAAATGATCCTGACGGTGTTTGTTTAGTTTGGAatacaaagtttaaaaaaacgACGCCAGAGTTCATTTTTCACTGTCAGTCTCCGGTATTAGCGATCACATTTGCAAGATTTCACCCTAATCTCATCTTAGGAGGTACTTATTCTGGGCAGATTGTTCTGTGGGACAATAGAGTGCAAAAGAGAACCCCAATTCAACGCACACCACTGTCagcaactgcacatacc CATCCTGTATACTGTTTAAACGTCGTTGGAGCCCAAAACGCACACAATTTGATAAGTATTTCGACTGACGGAAAATTGTGTTCATGGAGTTTAGACATGTTATCACAACCACAAGAAAGACTAGAACTGCAAGCTAAacaatcgaaaccaatcgcTGCTACTTGTTTAGCGTTTCCTCATTGcgatgttaataatttcatagtAGGCAGTGAAGATGGATCAGTTTATtcct CTTGTCGTCACGGTACGAAAGCTGGAGTACTAGAAACCTATGAAGGTCATCAAGGACCGGTTACTGGAATCAGCACACATGCTGTTCAAGATGGAATAGATTTCTCGCATCTGTTCTTAACATCTTCCATCGACTGGACGATTAAGCTGTGGAGCCTGAAAAATAACAAACCTCTCTACTCTTTCGAACATAATGGCGATTATGTTTATGATGTAGCATGGTCTCCGACTCATCCAGCTTTGTTCGCTGCTGTAGACGATTCAGGAAGATTAGATTTATGGAATCTTAATCAAGATACTGAAGTACCTACTGCAAGTATTATGATTGACGGATGTCCAGCTCTTAACAGAGTTTCGTGGACTCCGAGCGGTTTACATGTAACAGTTGGTGATGATACCGGAAAGATTTGGGTTTATGATGTTGCTGAG CATTTAGCGCATCCAAGGATTGATGAATGGAATAAGTTTTTGTATACCCAGCAAGAGTTGAAAAACAACAAAGCAGATGAAGAATTGCATAAACTTAACCTGAGAGATACAACCTCCTTACGTCCTATACCTCCTCTGATACAGACATGTCCTTTCAGATAA
- the Sw gene encoding cytoplasmic dynein 1 intermediate chain short wing isoform X22 — protein MMSDRKAELERKKAKLQAIREEKERRRREKVQKDVEEATDRAAGTDKDHRKELDAMLSSLGVAPVSDVLSSLSSMNSLTPEQSANATPDASLQPSSINSAQSSAGRRKNRELTIVSVAHTNIPPKEPVVYNKETQTIQTTLTSHDGYFEIDWWLPRKDEYNLNPGLEWEDEFTVLTFDDGQAEDEENSLTRMDGFLSKLPPGILPHGLPQVKEVQPAVTQVEQEKEKEKPKEVQELSEEEKQMIILSEEFQRFLDRTSRIVERALGESVDIYTDYTGNMDGEDGMDEKSHQRPWLNRSFFCERWSRNRCVTSMDWSPQFPELLAASYNNNDDTPNDPDGVCLVWNTKFKKTTPEFIFHCQSPVLAITFARFHPNLILGGTYSGQIVLWDNRVQKRTPIQRTPLSATAHTHPVYCLNVVGAQNAHNLISISTDGKLCSWSLDMLSQPQERLELQAKQSKPIAATCLAFPHCDVNNFIVGSEDGSVYSSCRHGTKAGVLETYEGHQGPVTGISTHAVQDGIDFSHLFLTSSIDWTIKLWSLKNNKPLYSFEHNGDYVYDVAWSPTHPALFAAVDDSGRLDLWNLNQDTEVPTASIMIDGCPALNRVSWTPSGLHVTVGDDTGKIWVYDVAEHLAHPRIDEWNKFLYTQQELKNNKADEELHKLNLRDTTSLRPIPPLIQTCPFR, from the exons ATGATGTCTGATAGAAAAGCTGAacttgaaagaaagaaagcaaaGCTTCAGGCCataagagaagaaaaagaaagacgtAGGAGAGAAAAGGTACAGAAAGAT GTCGAAGAAGCAACGGACCGTGCTGCAGGAACAGACAAAGATCATCGTAAGGAATTGGATGCTATGCTATCGTCTTTGGGTGTAGCTCCAGTATCAG aTGTTTTATCCAGTTTATCTAGTATGAATTCTTTGACTCCAGAACAAAGTGCTAATGCTACTCCGGATGCTAGTTTACAACCATCTAGTATAAATTCAGCTCAAAG TAGTGCTGGAcgaagaaaaaatcgagaacTTACAATTGTTTCTGTGGCTCATACTAATATTCCACCGAAGGAACCTGTGGTCTATAATAAGGAAACACAAACTATTCAGACAACACTCACATCCCACGACG GCTACTTTGAGATTGACTGGTGGCTTCCCAGGAAAG ACGAGTACAATCTAAATCCTGGTTTAGAATGGGAGGACGAATTTACAG TTTTGACATTTGATGATGGCCAAGCCGAAGATGAAGAGAACAGCTTGACGCGCATGGACGGTTTCCTAAGCAAGCTTCCTCCAGGAATTCTTCCTCACGGTTTGCCGCAAGTTAAAGAAGTGCAGCCCGCTGTTACGCAAGTGGAacaagaaaaggagaaggaaaaACCTAAAGAAG TACAAGAACTCAGTGAAGAGGAGAAACAAATGATTATACTGTCTGAGGaatttcaacgattccttgaTCGCACTAGTAGAATTGTGGAAAGGGCATTAGGAGAATCTGTAGATATTTATACTGATTATACGGGCAACATGGATGGTGAAGATGGAAT GGACGAGAAAAGTCATCAGCGTCCATGGTTGAATCGATCGTTCTTCTGCGAGCGATGGTCTCGCAATCGTTGCGTCACTTCAATGGATTGGTCACCTCAGTTTCCAGAACTTCTTGCGGCTTCATATAACAACAATGATGATACTCCAAATGATCCTGACGGTGTTTGTTTAGTTTGGAatacaaagtttaaaaaaacgACGCCAGAGTTCATTTTTCACTGTCAGTCTCCGGTATTAGCGATCACATTTGCAAGATTTCACCCTAATCTCATCTTAGGAGGTACTTATTCTGGGCAGATTGTTCTGTGGGACAATAGAGTGCAAAAGAGAACCCCAATTCAACGCACACCACTGTCagcaactgcacatacc CATCCTGTATACTGTTTAAACGTCGTTGGAGCCCAAAACGCACACAATTTGATAAGTATTTCGACTGACGGAAAATTGTGTTCATGGAGTTTAGACATGTTATCACAACCACAAGAAAGACTAGAACTGCAAGCTAAacaatcgaaaccaatcgcTGCTACTTGTTTAGCGTTTCCTCATTGcgatgttaataatttcatagtAGGCAGTGAAGATGGATCAGTTTATtcct CTTGTCGTCACGGTACGAAAGCTGGAGTACTAGAAACCTATGAAGGTCATCAAGGACCGGTTACTGGAATCAGCACACATGCTGTTCAAGATGGAATAGATTTCTCGCATCTGTTCTTAACATCTTCCATCGACTGGACGATTAAGCTGTGGAGCCTGAAAAATAACAAACCTCTCTACTCTTTCGAACATAATGGCGATTATGTTTATGATGTAGCATGGTCTCCGACTCATCCAGCTTTGTTCGCTGCTGTAGACGATTCAGGAAGATTAGATTTATGGAATCTTAATCAAGATACTGAAGTACCTACTGCAAGTATTATGATTGACGGATGTCCAGCTCTTAACAGAGTTTCGTGGACTCCGAGCGGTTTACATGTAACAGTTGGTGATGATACCGGAAAGATTTGGGTTTATGATGTTGCTGAG CATTTAGCGCATCCAAGGATTGATGAATGGAATAAGTTTTTGTATACCCAGCAAGAGTTGAAAAACAACAAAGCAGATGAAGAATTGCATAAACTTAACCTGAGAGATACAACCTCCTTACGTCCTATACCTCCTCTGATACAGACATGTCCTTTCAGATAA
- the Sw gene encoding cytoplasmic dynein 1 intermediate chain short wing isoform X3 yields MMSDRKAELERKKAKLQAIREEKERRRREKVQKDVEEATDRAAGTDKDHRKELDAMLSSLGVAPVSDVLSSLSSMNSLTPEQSANATPDASLQPSSINSAQSSAGRRKNRELTIVSVAHTNIPPKEPVVYNKETQTIQTTLTSHDELSASSSAYTIYSSCSTTTPTHSYSAGYFEIDWWLPRKAHAFDYYDEYNLNPGLEWEDEFTVLTFDDGQAEDEENSLTRMDGFLSKLPPGILPHGLPQVKEVQPAVTQVEQEKEKEKPKEVQELSEEEKQMIILSEEFQRFLDRTSRIVERALGESVDIYTDYTGNMDGEDGMDEKSHQRPWLNRSFFCERWSRNRCVTSMDWSPQFPELLAASYNNNDDTPNDPDGVCLVWNTKFKKTTPEFIFHCQSPVLAITFARFHPNLILGGTYSGQIVLWDNRVQKRTPIQRTPLSATAHTHPVYCLNVVGAQNAHNLISISTDGKLCSWSLDMLSQPQERLELQAKQSKPIAATCLAFPHCDVNNFIVGSEDGSVYSSCRHGTKAGVLETYEGHQGPVTGISTHAVQDGIDFSHLFLTSSIDWTIKLWSLKNNKPLYSFEHNGDYVYDVAWSPTHPALFAAVDDSGRLDLWNLNQDTEVPTASIMIDGCPALNRVSWTPSGLHVTVGDDTGKIWVYDVAEHLAHPRIDEWNKFLYTQQELKNNKADEELHKLNLRDTTSLRPIPPLIQTCPFR; encoded by the exons ATGATGTCTGATAGAAAAGCTGAacttgaaagaaagaaagcaaaGCTTCAGGCCataagagaagaaaaagaaagacgtAGGAGAGAAAAGGTACAGAAAGAT GTCGAAGAAGCAACGGACCGTGCTGCAGGAACAGACAAAGATCATCGTAAGGAATTGGATGCTATGCTATCGTCTTTGGGTGTAGCTCCAGTATCAG aTGTTTTATCCAGTTTATCTAGTATGAATTCTTTGACTCCAGAACAAAGTGCTAATGCTACTCCGGATGCTAGTTTACAACCATCTAGTATAAATTCAGCTCAAAG TAGTGCTGGAcgaagaaaaaatcgagaacTTACAATTGTTTCTGTGGCTCATACTAATATTCCACCGAAGGAACCTGTGGTCTATAATAAGGAAACACAAACTATTCAGACAACACTCACATCCCACGACG AACTGTCCGCATCTTCTTCTGCATACACCATCTACTCCTCCTGTTCAACAACAACACCAACTCACTCTTACTCCGCAGGCTACTTTGAGATTGACTGGTGGCTTCCCAGGAAAG CTCATGCATTCGACTATTACG ACGAGTACAATCTAAATCCTGGTTTAGAATGGGAGGACGAATTTACAG TTTTGACATTTGATGATGGCCAAGCCGAAGATGAAGAGAACAGCTTGACGCGCATGGACGGTTTCCTAAGCAAGCTTCCTCCAGGAATTCTTCCTCACGGTTTGCCGCAAGTTAAAGAAGTGCAGCCCGCTGTTACGCAAGTGGAacaagaaaaggagaaggaaaaACCTAAAGAAG TACAAGAACTCAGTGAAGAGGAGAAACAAATGATTATACTGTCTGAGGaatttcaacgattccttgaTCGCACTAGTAGAATTGTGGAAAGGGCATTAGGAGAATCTGTAGATATTTATACTGATTATACGGGCAACATGGATGGTGAAGATGGAAT GGACGAGAAAAGTCATCAGCGTCCATGGTTGAATCGATCGTTCTTCTGCGAGCGATGGTCTCGCAATCGTTGCGTCACTTCAATGGATTGGTCACCTCAGTTTCCAGAACTTCTTGCGGCTTCATATAACAACAATGATGATACTCCAAATGATCCTGACGGTGTTTGTTTAGTTTGGAatacaaagtttaaaaaaacgACGCCAGAGTTCATTTTTCACTGTCAGTCTCCGGTATTAGCGATCACATTTGCAAGATTTCACCCTAATCTCATCTTAGGAGGTACTTATTCTGGGCAGATTGTTCTGTGGGACAATAGAGTGCAAAAGAGAACCCCAATTCAACGCACACCACTGTCagcaactgcacatacc CATCCTGTATACTGTTTAAACGTCGTTGGAGCCCAAAACGCACACAATTTGATAAGTATTTCGACTGACGGAAAATTGTGTTCATGGAGTTTAGACATGTTATCACAACCACAAGAAAGACTAGAACTGCAAGCTAAacaatcgaaaccaatcgcTGCTACTTGTTTAGCGTTTCCTCATTGcgatgttaataatttcatagtAGGCAGTGAAGATGGATCAGTTTATtcct CTTGTCGTCACGGTACGAAAGCTGGAGTACTAGAAACCTATGAAGGTCATCAAGGACCGGTTACTGGAATCAGCACACATGCTGTTCAAGATGGAATAGATTTCTCGCATCTGTTCTTAACATCTTCCATCGACTGGACGATTAAGCTGTGGAGCCTGAAAAATAACAAACCTCTCTACTCTTTCGAACATAATGGCGATTATGTTTATGATGTAGCATGGTCTCCGACTCATCCAGCTTTGTTCGCTGCTGTAGACGATTCAGGAAGATTAGATTTATGGAATCTTAATCAAGATACTGAAGTACCTACTGCAAGTATTATGATTGACGGATGTCCAGCTCTTAACAGAGTTTCGTGGACTCCGAGCGGTTTACATGTAACAGTTGGTGATGATACCGGAAAGATTTGGGTTTATGATGTTGCTGAG CATTTAGCGCATCCAAGGATTGATGAATGGAATAAGTTTTTGTATACCCAGCAAGAGTTGAAAAACAACAAAGCAGATGAAGAATTGCATAAACTTAACCTGAGAGATACAACCTCCTTACGTCCTATACCTCCTCTGATACAGACATGTCCTTTCAGATAA
- the Sw gene encoding cytoplasmic dynein 1 intermediate chain short wing isoform X18 yields the protein MMSDRKAELERKKAKLQAIREEKERRRREKVQKDVEEATDRAAGTDKDHRKELDAMLSSLGVAPVSDVLSSLSSMNSLTPEQSANATPDASLQPSSINSAQSSAGRRKNRELTIVSVAHTNIPPKEPVVYNKETQTIQTTLTSHDGYFEIDWWLPRKAHAFDYYDEYNLNPGLEWEDEFTVLTFDDGQAEDEENSLTRMDGFLSKLPPGILPHGLPQVKEVQPAVTQVEQEKEKEKPKEVQELSEEEKQMIILSEEFQRFLDRTSRIVERALGESVDIYTDYTGNMDGEDGMDEKSHQRPWLNRSFFCERWSRNRCVTSMDWSPQFPELLAASYNNNDDTPNDPDGVCLVWNTKFKKTTPEFIFHCQSPVLAITFARFHPNLILGGTYSGQIVLWDNRVQKRTPIQRTPLSATAHTHPVYCLNVVGAQNAHNLISISTDGKLCSWSLDMLSQPQERLELQAKQSKPIAATCLAFPHCDVNNFIVGSEDGSVYSSCRHGTKAGVLETYEGHQGPVTGISTHAVQDGIDFSHLFLTSSIDWTIKLWSLKNNKPLYSFEHNGDYVYDVAWSPTHPALFAAVDDSGRLDLWNLNQDTEVPTASIMIDGCPALNRVSWTPSGLHVTVGDDTGKIWVYDVAEHLAHPRIDEWNKFLYTQQELKNNKADEELHKLNLRDTTSLRPIPPLIQTCPFR from the exons ATGATGTCTGATAGAAAAGCTGAacttgaaagaaagaaagcaaaGCTTCAGGCCataagagaagaaaaagaaagacgtAGGAGAGAAAAGGTACAGAAAGAT GTCGAAGAAGCAACGGACCGTGCTGCAGGAACAGACAAAGATCATCGTAAGGAATTGGATGCTATGCTATCGTCTTTGGGTGTAGCTCCAGTATCAG aTGTTTTATCCAGTTTATCTAGTATGAATTCTTTGACTCCAGAACAAAGTGCTAATGCTACTCCGGATGCTAGTTTACAACCATCTAGTATAAATTCAGCTCAAAG TAGTGCTGGAcgaagaaaaaatcgagaacTTACAATTGTTTCTGTGGCTCATACTAATATTCCACCGAAGGAACCTGTGGTCTATAATAAGGAAACACAAACTATTCAGACAACACTCACATCCCACGACG GCTACTTTGAGATTGACTGGTGGCTTCCCAGGAAAG CTCATGCATTCGACTATTACG ACGAGTACAATCTAAATCCTGGTTTAGAATGGGAGGACGAATTTACAG TTTTGACATTTGATGATGGCCAAGCCGAAGATGAAGAGAACAGCTTGACGCGCATGGACGGTTTCCTAAGCAAGCTTCCTCCAGGAATTCTTCCTCACGGTTTGCCGCAAGTTAAAGAAGTGCAGCCCGCTGTTACGCAAGTGGAacaagaaaaggagaaggaaaaACCTAAAGAAG TACAAGAACTCAGTGAAGAGGAGAAACAAATGATTATACTGTCTGAGGaatttcaacgattccttgaTCGCACTAGTAGAATTGTGGAAAGGGCATTAGGAGAATCTGTAGATATTTATACTGATTATACGGGCAACATGGATGGTGAAGATGGAAT GGACGAGAAAAGTCATCAGCGTCCATGGTTGAATCGATCGTTCTTCTGCGAGCGATGGTCTCGCAATCGTTGCGTCACTTCAATGGATTGGTCACCTCAGTTTCCAGAACTTCTTGCGGCTTCATATAACAACAATGATGATACTCCAAATGATCCTGACGGTGTTTGTTTAGTTTGGAatacaaagtttaaaaaaacgACGCCAGAGTTCATTTTTCACTGTCAGTCTCCGGTATTAGCGATCACATTTGCAAGATTTCACCCTAATCTCATCTTAGGAGGTACTTATTCTGGGCAGATTGTTCTGTGGGACAATAGAGTGCAAAAGAGAACCCCAATTCAACGCACACCACTGTCagcaactgcacatacc CATCCTGTATACTGTTTAAACGTCGTTGGAGCCCAAAACGCACACAATTTGATAAGTATTTCGACTGACGGAAAATTGTGTTCATGGAGTTTAGACATGTTATCACAACCACAAGAAAGACTAGAACTGCAAGCTAAacaatcgaaaccaatcgcTGCTACTTGTTTAGCGTTTCCTCATTGcgatgttaataatttcatagtAGGCAGTGAAGATGGATCAGTTTATtcct CTTGTCGTCACGGTACGAAAGCTGGAGTACTAGAAACCTATGAAGGTCATCAAGGACCGGTTACTGGAATCAGCACACATGCTGTTCAAGATGGAATAGATTTCTCGCATCTGTTCTTAACATCTTCCATCGACTGGACGATTAAGCTGTGGAGCCTGAAAAATAACAAACCTCTCTACTCTTTCGAACATAATGGCGATTATGTTTATGATGTAGCATGGTCTCCGACTCATCCAGCTTTGTTCGCTGCTGTAGACGATTCAGGAAGATTAGATTTATGGAATCTTAATCAAGATACTGAAGTACCTACTGCAAGTATTATGATTGACGGATGTCCAGCTCTTAACAGAGTTTCGTGGACTCCGAGCGGTTTACATGTAACAGTTGGTGATGATACCGGAAAGATTTGGGTTTATGATGTTGCTGAG CATTTAGCGCATCCAAGGATTGATGAATGGAATAAGTTTTTGTATACCCAGCAAGAGTTGAAAAACAACAAAGCAGATGAAGAATTGCATAAACTTAACCTGAGAGATACAACCTCCTTACGTCCTATACCTCCTCTGATACAGACATGTCCTTTCAGATAA